The Acidimicrobiia bacterium DNA window CTATGGCACCGGCGGAACACTGACCGGCAACAGTCGTGGTCTCAGACACGCCTACCCGAACATCAAGGTTCATTCTGTAGAGCCGTTCGTTGACGATCCTATCGGAGGGATGCGGAGCCAGGATGACCCCTTCCAGCCGCCGGTCGCCGACCTCTCGCTGGTAAACGACCGATACCAGGTTGCCAGGGCACGCGCCGAGCAAACCGTCAGCGAGATCATGCACGAAGAGGGCTACTTTGCCGGCACATCCTCTGGGGCAATCATTCACGCCGCCCAGTTGGAACTGGAAAAGACCGGTGGAACCGGGGTGGCGCTGCTGCCTGATGCCGGCTGGAAGTACCTGTCCGGGCCGCCCTGGCAGCCTCCGACTTAGATGGCCGCCAGCGGATCAGCGTCCAGGTTTTGCCAACCACAAAACTGACATAGCTTGGCTCCAGCCGATACCGCCGAGTCGCATTTCGGGCATCGAAGGGCCGGTCGGACAACGTGGCCGTCTACCGCCCCATCGGTTCCGTCTATCTCTTCGATCTTGGCGATCAATTGTTCGCGGGTGTAGCCGTTCTCTTCAAGCAACGCCCACAGAGCTTCGGTTACCAACGACAGCCGCTGCACCCGATCCGCGAGCTTGTCCGCCTCAGACGAGAGCGACGGGGCAAAAGACTCGGCCGAAGCCGCCATCCCGATCCGCTTTCCGAGCATTCTCGATCCAAGTACATACCCCGAGATGAAATCCATCGTCTTCCCCCTGTGTCGGCTAACTGTCGGTGAAAACCGGCTTCCGCTTCTCAACGAACGCGGCGGCGGTTTCCCGAGCGTCGTCAATTTGAGACGCACTCGCCATCACCTCGGTTGCAAAATCGTACGCCGTGCGCAGATCCATGTCGATCTGTCGGTAGAACGCCTGCTTACCGATCGCCCTTGACAAGTTGCTTCCCCTGGTGGCTCTCGCCATCAACTCTTCGGAGGCGAGCGGCACTTCATCGTCGGGTACCACCCGGTTGATCAGGCCCCACGCCAACGCAGTCGCCGCATCAATCGGGTCACCGGTGAGGAGCATCTCCATTGCATGTTTGCGCCCGACGGCCCGTCCTACCGCAACACCGGGGGTTGTACAGAACCAACCGCCCCGGCCACCGGGAAGCTGGAAACGACTGGACTCCCCCGCTACCGCAAGATCACACGACGCGACAAGCTGGCACCCGGCGGCGGTTGCCAACCCTTCAACCTGAGCGAGCACAACCTGGGGAATCGACTGAATGATTTGCATCACATCTGAGCAGATGCCGAGAATCTTCTTCGTTCCGCTGAGATCCCGGGAGGCCATTTCGTTCAGATCGTGCCCGGCCGAAAAGACCGGACCCTGAGCAGAGAGAATTACTCCTGGGGCCGTCGACTGTCCAATGGCCTCGAAGGCCGACAGTAGCTCCCGCAGGTGAGCTTCCGACAGGGCGTTACGACGAGCCGGCATGGCCATCTCGACCCTGGTGTAGCCCTCCGTCTCAGTGATAACGATGTGGTCGTAGTGCACGGTCAACCCCTCCTCATAGGCCGGTACGCGAGTGGGTCTAGGCAAGGGCGGCATGGGCCGCCGCCAGCCTCGCAACCGGAACCCGGTACGTCGAACATGAAACGTAATCGAGACCGACATCGTGACAGAAGGCAATCGAAGCGGCATCGCCGCCATGTTCGCCACACACCCCGATCTTCATATCGGGACGTTGGCCCCGTCCTCGTTCCACACCGATCCGCACCAATTCGCCAACTCCGGCGATATCGAGCGTCTGAAAGGGATCAGCAGGTAGGACCCCGCGCTGAACGTACCCTGGCAAGAATCGGCTTGAGTCGTCACGACTCATACCGAGGGTCATTTGGGTGAGGTCGTTGGTGCCGAACGAGAAGAACTCGGCCACGGTGGCCAACTCGTCGGCTCTCAGGCAAGCCCTCGGCAACTCAACCATCGTGCCGACCAGATATTCAACCCTGAGCCCGTGATACAAGAACACTTCCTCGGCCACCGACCTGATCAGCTCTGCCTGGGTTCGCAGCTCGGGCTCAAACCCGACCAGCGGGACCATGACTTCAGGCATGACCGTGATTCCCCTGTCAACGCACCGAACCGCTGCGGTAAACAGCGCTCTGGCTTGCATCTCGGTCACTTCGGGGTAGGTCAGGCCGAGCCGGCAGCCTCGATGTCCGAGCATCGGGTTCTCTTCTGCGAGACGCTGCACCTGGGCAATGACGACCTCACGATCGTGAATCTCCTCCAGCAATCGATCAATATCGTCCAGCCCGTTCAGCAGACGAAGTCGGAGCTTCAAGTCGGTGAGTTCCCTCGCCAGATCCTGTTCATTGGGAAGGAATTCATGGAGCGGCGGGTCGAGGAGCCGGATCGTCACGGGGAACCCGTCCATCGCGGTGAAAATGCCCTCGAAATCAGCGGTTTGATACGGCTCCAGCTTGGCGAGCGCCTCGCGGCGGGCTACCTCATTCGGGGCCATAATCATCTCTCGCATGGCCGCGATGCGCTCCTCACCAAAGAACATGTGCTCGGTCCGACACAACCCGATGCCCTGAGCGCCCAATCGCCTGGCCTCGGCGGCGTCTTCCGGTGTGTCCGCATTGGCCCGCACGCCAAGCCTCCTGTGACTGTCTGCCCAACCCATGAGAATGTCGAAGTCCTCATCGGTCTCAGGCTCAATTGTCGCAACCTGTCCGGCCATAACACGGCCGGTGTTGCCATCGACCGTGATCCAATCCCCCGCTGCCAAAACGACATTGTCGAAGCGGACCAGGCCCTTCTCGAAATCGACTTGCATATTCGAGCAGCCGACAACGCACGACTTGCCCATGCCCCGGGCCACAACCGCCGCATGCGAGGTGACACCACCCCGGGCGGTAAGGGTTGCCCGGGATGCCACCATGCCATGAAAGTCGTCGGGATTTGTCTCATGGCGCACCAGAATCACCGGCGTCCCCGCTTCGGAAAGATCCACCGCCGCATCAGCTGTCAGGACGATCTGGCCGGATACCGCCCCCGGTGACGCAGGCAAGCCCACCCCGATAACCTCCACCTCGGCGGCCGGATCAACCAGAGGGTGTAGCAACTGTTCAAGCTGATCAGCCGAGACGCGCTGGAGCGCTTGGCGCTCGTCGATGAGTCCGGTGGCGGCCATATCGACGGCAATCTTGACCGCCGCCCGGCCGGTCCGCTTTCCCGAACGAGTCTGCAACATCCATAACTTTCCGTTTTCGACGGTGAACTCAAGGTCCTGCATGTCGCCGTAGCGAGTTTCAAGTCGCCCGGCAATCTCGAGAAGTTGCCCGTACGCTTCGGGAAATGTTTCGGCCATATGGTCGATCGGCAGCGGGGTCCGCATACCGGCCACCACATCTTCGCCCTGCGCATCGGGAAGAAACTCCCCGAAAAGGTGCGCTTCACCGGTGGTGGGGTTGCGAGTAAAGGCTACCCCCGTCCCGGAGGTCGGGCCGCTGTTGCCAAAGACCATCGCTTGAACGTTCACGGCCGTTCCGAGGGTGTGCGGAATACCGTTCAGATTGCGATAATCCTGCGCACGCTTGTTGGACCAGGAGTCAAAGACCGCCCCAACCGTCAGTCGCAGTTGCTCGTAGGGATCGTCCGGTACCTCGTGTCGGGACTGGCCATACACGATCGCCTTCAAACGGTCGACCAACCCCGATAGTGCCTCGGCAGGCAAATTCCCCGGGGTGTCACACCCGTTCATGTCGAGAGTCGCCTTGACGGCGCCCTCGAACCGATCTGGCGCCACCCCAAGGACGATCTCGCCAAACATCGTGACAAATCGACGGTACGAATCCCAGGCGAACTGATCATCACCGGTTACCCTTGCCAGACCCACTCTGGCCTGCTCGTTGATGCCGAGGTTGAGGACCGTGTCCATCATCCCGGGCATGGAGACGGCAGCCCCCGACCGTACCGAGACCAGCAACGGGTTCTCGGCTGAACCAAATTCTTTGCCGGTCAACGTCTCGAGCCGACCGATGGCTTCCTCGACCTGCTTCCACATAAGATCTGGAAACACGCTTTGCTGTTGGTAGGAGCGGCAGGCATCCGTTGTTATGGTGAAACCAGGCGGAACTGGCAGGTCGGCCTGGGTCATGCTCGCCAGAGCTGCCCCTTTGCCTCCCAATGCGGCTTTATTGGTTGCGTCGCCGTCCTGGAAATCGAATACCCACGTGTCCGCCATTGATCACCCTCGTCGTCTTGCATGCCACTCTATCGCCCATCCGCACGGGACGTTGCCCCGTGGCAAAAGGTACTCCGAATCCAGGGTGAATCAAAAGAGGCGATCTTGCGGGCCGACGCGCTCGAGGCCATTCCACGGTAGGTGGTCCATGAAGACCCAGGACTTACGATGGATAAGCGATGGGCCATACCAGGACAGCGCCGCTTTGTGGCGCGGGCATGGGTAACCCTTGTTGTCATCGAACGAATAGGACGGGTAGTGCTCGGATGCCGATCGCATCAAGCGATCCCTGGTTACCTTGGCAAGGATGGACGCAGCGGCGATCGAGAGGGACTTGGAGTCGCCGCGAATGATCGTCTGGGTGTTCCGATGACCAACAAAGTCCCAGTTGCCATCGACCAGCACCGCATCGACCTTTCCCGGAAGGCCCCCAAGCGCCCGTCGGGTCGCCAGACGTTGTGCCTCGGACATGCCCAGCGAATCGCATTCCTCTGGTGACGCGTGCCCCACCGCCCAGGCGTCAACCCACCCATCGATTCGCTCGAATATGGATTCTCGCTCGGCTTCAGAGAGCATTTTCGAGTCCCGGACCTTGTATACCCGGCGATCGCGGGGAACCACTGCCGCTACAACGGTGAGCGGTCCAGCCCACGAACCCCGACCGACCTCATCGATGCCGGCGACGATGTTTCGCCCTCGATCCCAGTGTTCGCGTTCAAACGACAATCCGGGTGGATTTCGCTGGAGAG harbors:
- a CDS encoding enoyl-CoA hydratase/isomerase family protein, coding for MPPLPRPTRVPAYEEGLTVHYDHIVITETEGYTRVEMAMPARRNALSEAHLRELLSAFEAIGQSTAPGVILSAQGPVFSAGHDLNEMASRDLSGTKKILGICSDVMQIIQSIPQVVLAQVEGLATAAGCQLVASCDLAVAGESSRFQLPGGRGGWFCTTPGVAVGRAVGRKHAMEMLLTGDPIDAATALAWGLINRVVPDDEVPLASEELMARATRGSNLSRAIGKQAFYRQIDMDLRTAYDFATEVMASASQIDDARETAAAFVEKRKPVFTDS
- a CDS encoding pyruvate, phosphate dikinase, with protein sequence MADTWVFDFQDGDATNKAALGGKGAALASMTQADLPVPPGFTITTDACRSYQQQSVFPDLMWKQVEEAIGRLETLTGKEFGSAENPLLVSVRSGAAVSMPGMMDTVLNLGINEQARVGLARVTGDDQFAWDSYRRFVTMFGEIVLGVAPDRFEGAVKATLDMNGCDTPGNLPAEALSGLVDRLKAIVYGQSRHEVPDDPYEQLRLTVGAVFDSWSNKRAQDYRNLNGIPHTLGTAVNVQAMVFGNSGPTSGTGVAFTRNPTTGEAHLFGEFLPDAQGEDVVAGMRTPLPIDHMAETFPEAYGQLLEIAGRLETRYGDMQDLEFTVENGKLWMLQTRSGKRTGRAAVKIAVDMAATGLIDERQALQRVSADQLEQLLHPLVDPAAEVEVIGVGLPASPGAVSGQIVLTADAAVDLSEAGTPVILVRHETNPDDFHGMVASRATLTARGGVTSHAAVVARGMGKSCVVGCSNMQVDFEKGLVRFDNVVLAAGDWITVDGNTGRVMAGQVATIEPETDEDFDILMGWADSHRRLGVRANADTPEDAAEARRLGAQGIGLCRTEHMFFGEERIAAMREMIMAPNEVARREALAKLEPYQTADFEGIFTAMDGFPVTIRLLDPPLHEFLPNEQDLARELTDLKLRLRLLNGLDDIDRLLEEIHDREVVIAQVQRLAEENPMLGHRGCRLGLTYPEVTEMQARALFTAAVRCVDRGITVMPEVMVPLVGFEPELRTQAELIRSVAEEVFLYHGLRVEYLVGTMVELPRACLRADELATVAEFFSFGTNDLTQMTLGMSRDDSSRFLPGYVQRGVLPADPFQTLDIAGVGELVRIGVERGRGQRPDMKIGVCGEHGGDAASIAFCHDVGLDYVSCSTYRVPVARLAAAHAALA
- a CDS encoding ribonuclease HII; the protein is MIHVRYGPTVTVPKLRKALQRNPPGLSFEREHWDRGRNIVAGIDEVGRGSWAGPLTVVAAVVPRDRRVYKVRDSKMLSEAERESIFERIDGWVDAWAVGHASPEECDSLGMSEAQRLATRRALGGLPGKVDAVLVDGNWDFVGHRNTQTIIRGDSKSLSIAAASILAKVTRDRLMRSASEHYPSYSFDDNKGYPCPRHKAALSWYGPSLIHRKSWVFMDHLPWNGLERVGPQDRLF